The window TTAATCTTGTGGCACTGAGCGATACTCAGAAGTATATAGCCGCTGAGCGATGGGGTGAAAGCATGACCAAAGGGCTGGAGTATCATTTAGAGCGCCATTTTCTGGAGGATATGACACCGAAATATTATGATTATAAGTTATACCCGATAGATATTCATAATTTTGCCCAGGGAATTGACACCTTTTTAACCTTCGGATATGAAAATACAGCACGAAAATTGCTGGAGAAATCTATTGAATTAATGTGGAATAGTAAAAAAAATTACTTTTACTACCAGAAAAAAAGATGGTATACGAATAAGATTGATTATATTCGCTGGAGTCAGGCGTGGATGTTTTACGCGATGACCAAGTATCAAGTTTGTATAGAGTGAACTTATATTTTTTACAGTGAAATATTATTGTTTATTTACTTTTTTATCGAATCAAGTCTTTTAATTCCACGCGGGAGTATATATAAGTAGTAATTGTTCTGAATGAATTTATAAGTTCAAGGTTAATTAAGCAGGCATCGTTATGAGTGTTATATACAGAGTAAGAAAAGGGCTGCTTCGTTGGTTGTATAAGAGGAAGTTTAAATCCTGCGGCGAAAACTTCAGGTGGAATCCGATCAACAGTTCTTTTGTTAAACCTGAATCTGCTGAAATTGGAAATAATGTCTTCATTGGCGAAGGGTGTCACATTTCTGTTCATAACTCATTGAAGATAGGTGACGGTGTTGTTATTGGTCCAAGGTTAATTGTTATGGGAGGCGATCATGATTTTAAGATAACAGGTAAACGTTTATATGAAATAAAAGAAGGAATAAATCTTCCCGTAATAATCGGAAAAGATGTTTGGATCGGCGCCGGGGTGATAATTCTAAAGGGAGTGAGAATCGAAGAGGGCGCGGTTCTCGGTGCCGGAAGCCTGGTGACAAAGAATATACCACCATATACTATAGCGGTTGGAAGCCCCGCGGGACCCGTAAGAAAACGTTTTTCCGATGAAGAGTTAAAGCGGCATTTGAGATTATTAAAATATGATAAAGATAGAATTGGTCAGTTAATTGAAGCTCGAAACAAATATTTTGAAACAAACTGATTTCACCTGAGACTATTTGATTAAATGGAGTGATCTATGAAGAAGCTTATTAAAAATAACAAAACCGGTAAACTTGCAACAAAGGAAGTTCCCGTTCCTCATTTAAAAGATGGATATTTACTGGTTCAGAACCATTATTCGGCTCTAAGCGTCGGAACCGAGAGCTCTCAAGTTCAATTAGCGGAGAAAAATCTGCTCCAGAAGGCTCGTTCAAGACCTGAAGAGTTCAAAAAAGTGATCGATCTTGTTAAAACGGAAGGAATAATTTCCGCGTATAAGAAGGCGATGAACAAACTTGAACTTCCTTCGCCTTTAGGTTACAGCTCGGCAGGCAGGGTGTTGGAAGTTGGGGGAGGAATTGAAGGGTTTAAAAAGGGAGATAGAGTGGCGTGCGGGGGGTGCGGGCACGCGGAAGTCATCGCGGTTCCGAAAAACCTGTGCGTAAAAGTTCCCGATGATGTTGATCTAAAACAGGCCGCGTTCACTACCATAGCGTCGATAGCGATGCAGGGAGTCCGTCTGGCTGATGTGAAATTGGGAGACAATGTTGTTGTGATTGGTTTGGGAATAGTTGGACAGATAACGCTCCAGCTGATCGGGGCTTCCGGGGCCAAAGCTATCGGAATAGATATAGACAAAGATGTGGTAGATTACACAAGAAGCTTCGGCGTATTGGCGTTTCAGAGAAACGAGCGTTCACTTTTCGATAAACTCAGTTCACTTACAGGCGGTTACGGAGCTGATAAAGTTATTATAACTGCCGGTACCTCAAGTAACGACCCAATAGAATTCGCAGCGGGCGTATTGAGGGATAAAGGGCACATTACTGTTGTTGGGGGAGTAAGCATGGATCTCCCTAGAGAACCATTTTATGAAAAGGAACTCTCTTTAAATGTTTCCCGCTCTTACGGTCCCGGCAGATATGACGTAAATTATGAGGAGAAGGGGCAGGATTATCCGATCGGATTTGTAAGATGGACAGAAAAACGGAATATGGAAGCAGTATTGGAGCTGATGGAAATAAACAGGCTTGATCTGAAGAAGTTGATAACTGATCTTTTTCCGTTCTCAAAAGCTCCCGATGCTTATAAGAAAATAAAAGACGCGAAAGTTTCTGTTACTGGAGCGCTACTGGAATATGATCAGAAAGTAGAGACCCGGCGGAAAATAGTTCTGGCTTCCCCTAAAAAGAAAAATGGTATTGGAAAAACAGAGATCAATATCGGCTTTATAGGTGCCGGAAGTTATGCTCAGAAATTTTTACTGCCGAACCTGGCAAAACACAAAAGTGTGAATTTTACCGGCCTGTCAACAGCTACAGGGATGAATGCCGATCATATAGGCAGAAAGTACGGTTTTAATTACATAACCACAGATGCTGAAGAGATAATGGGTGATGATTCCATAAATTGTGTTTTTATTGCCACCAGGCATAATCTTCACGCGAAGTTGGTTATTTCCGCGCTGAAAGAGGATAAGCATGTATACGTTGAAAAGCCGATGGGGATAAAGGATACTGAAATAGAAGAAATAATGGAAGCCTGGAAGGAATCAAAGGGAACACTGACAGTTGGATTCAACAGAAGATTTTCTCCTTTTATAAAGAAAACGAAAAGTTTTCTAAAGGGTCACGCGGGGCCTCTCGCAATAAATTACAGAGTTAATGCCGGATATCTGCCTCCCGATCATTGGGCGCACGATCCGGAATTAGGCGGGGGAAGGATCGTTGGCGAAGCATGCCATTTTGTAGATTTATGCGCCTTTATAGCAGAATCTGAAATCGAAAGATTCAGCGTCGAAGCTATCAACTCAACTGAGGAAAGAATTCCGGATGAGGATACCTCTATAATATCTTTAAAATTCAAGAATGGATCCATTGCGACGATATCCTATTTTTCAAACGGGAATGATCGATTACCTAAGGAAAGGATCGAAGTTTTTTGCGAAAATTCATCTGTCGTTATAGATGATTTTAAAAAGTGCAAGTTTTTTTCCGGGAGAAAAGTTAAGAATTTTAATTTACGGAAGCAGGATAAAGGACAGAAGAACGAGATAGAAGAGTATCTTGAAATGTTGAAGGCGGGGGAACCTCTTATTCCGGCCGAAGAGCTGTTTTCTGTTTCAAAAGCTGTACTGGAAATGAAAAATCTCGTAAAGGATTAATCTCTAATTTCAGATTAACATTAAGAGCGGGCTATTACTGACCTGTAGTCGAGTCTATAATCTTTTTGAATCTTTCTTTTACAATTGAGATATCATATTTTTCCCTAGCGTCTTTGTGGGCGTTTAGGGCAATCCGCTCTCTGAATTGATCATCTTTGAGAGTTCTCTCTATATCTGAAGATAACCTCTCCGGGTTTCCGGGCAGAGTAATAACCGCGTTGTAATTGTTTTTCAGAACTTCAGATAATCCGCCGACCTGAGTTGCTACAATCGGAGTTTTTGTAGCCATTGCTTCAAGAATGACGTTGGGAATACCTTCTGAATAACTTGGAAGAATAAGCATTGTTGACTTGTATAAATAATCTATTTTTTCATCATCAGAAAGCCATTTTCCTACCTGAATGACATGAGCAAGTTTCTTTGTTTCGACATAGTTAATCAATTCCTTGCGTTGTTTAGTTCCAAAAAAATATAGTTGAAGGCCAAATCCTTTTTTTATAAGTATTTCAGTGGCGTCAACGAGGTCATAAACGCCTTTTTCGGGAATAAACCAACCTAGGAAAAGCAACTGATGTTGTCTTCTCCGGTTATTATGCGAATTGTTAAATAATTTTAGATTGATTGGGTTTCGTAATACATAAGTTGCTTTTTCAGGAAACAAAGAAGATATTTTTTCTTTCATGGACTCTGTAAGGACAATGAATGTGGCAGCTTTAAGTAGCAGGGAGAAAGAAAATTTCTTTTTAAACCCAGAAAGATTCATTAAAAAATCATAAAAGTGGCTAGGGTGAATATGAAATATAACCTTCTTTCGAAAAAGTAAGGCCAGGCAAAGAAAAAGAGATTTACGATAGAAACTTTTGCCTGATGAAGCATGGATATAAACCGCGCGTGTTCCTGTAATTAGAAATTTAATGAAAAATAGAATATTTTTTAGCAGAAAAAAAAGCTTGTTTATATCTTCATCGGTTACCGAGGGGATATATTTTATTTTACATTCTTTAAAAACACCGGTATCAGAATAAATTCTGGCTACCCTTGAAATGCCTCCAAGTCCTTTGATGTCCGGCCCAATCATGAGCATTGGTTTTGTCTTAATTGATTTGTTTTGATGTTTTTTATTGTTAATCATTGAGGCGATCCTATTTTATTAAATTTTTTCTTTCCAGCAGTTTATTATATAAACTGATATGTTCATTTACCATTTTGTCAATATGGAATTCCTTTTGAATTTTTTCTTTTCCCTTACTTCCCATAATTTTTCTCAAGTTTTCATCACTTAACAGACTGTTGATTTTTTCGGCTAACAGTTCAGGTGATTCATGGGGAATAAGAAAGCCTGTTACGTTATCTTCAACAAGTTCTCTTGTCCCTCCGCCGTCTGTCGCTATCACCGGTTTGGCCAAGGCCATATATTCCATAATGGAGTTGGAAATGCCTTCACCAATTTTCTCCAAATTTGTTAATAAAGTCCCTATATCAAATGTATTTACAATAGATTCCACATCATTCCTTTTACCGGTAAAGATAATTCTTTTCATACCTTTTGCCATTTTCTTTATTTGTTCTAGTTTTGGACCTTCACCTATACATATAAAAGTAACATCATTTCTTTGTTTTAATACTCTTTTGGCGGCTAAAATTAGTGATTCGTAATCCTTGTGATAATAAAGGCTAGCTACCATCCCGACAATATATTTAGTGTCGATATTTAGTTCCTGTTTTATTCGATTTTTATCTTTCAAGTCTTTAATTCGTTCAAAATCAAATCCGTTGTGTATTACATTACCTTTATTCTCAGGTACATTATAGGATATTAATCCGGCGAACGAATTTGATTGGATAATATTTGAAAAGGGAAATGATATTAATGATCTGAAATACTGTTTTCTGTTTAATTTTTTTGGAGCATTAGCGATCATGGCATTAATTAATTTTATCTTTTGGATCTTTGCCGCAGGGCTGGCATAGATCACCGGCATAGATCCCCACGCATGAATTATATCCGGATTCCATTTTTTGCAGATTCTATATAATTTATAAAATATCAGGGGATCTTTTTTTGTTTTTCTCTTGAGGATTATGACTTCTGTATTCAAATTTAATACTTCTTTGTAATGCACGATATTGGTTAACAAGATAACTTTGGTGGAGATTTCCTTATTATTCAGGCCCTTTAATAATTGTACAAGACGGCGTTCCTTACCTCCCGCTTCGAGTCCATCAATAATATATAAAATTTTCATTCTTCTCATTTTTAGAATTTTCTTAACTTTATCCCTGCTAAAGCGGCAAGTTTAATCTTGAATATGTGCTACAAAAGGAGATACTTTCGAGATAATAAATCGGTGTTTCCCGGATTCAGTCAAAGGAATTTTATCAACAAGTTCTATATCAATGTTCATATCTTCACCGCAATTTTCTTTAATTTTCTTAATCAGTTTTGCTTTTCCTTTTTCATTATATTGATTTGTCACAATTAATCTCAACAGTAATTTCCCATATTCTTCCTGGATTACCTGAAATTTATTTATCCCCTGAACATATTCTCTCAGCAAAATTGTCCAGAATGTTCCCGTAAGATGATTTCCGTTGGTTCCGACAATAATATCAAAGATTCTCCCCTTAACATTTTCCAGCATCGGGAGCCGTCGTCCACAATCGCAATTTCTATCTGATAGGACGCCAAGATCACCTATCTTGTATCGAATAAAGGGAAATGCGTAATTATCAAGTTCTGTAATGACAATTTCTCCAGTCTGGCCGGGCTTGCATGGCTTCCCATTTTCATCTACAATCTCCACGATTACATGTTCGATATTTATATGCAGTCCGCTCTGTTCTTCGCATTCCTGAGCAATATTACCTACTTCTCTGCATCCATAACGGTTTAAAACCTTGCAGCCGAATACCGTTTCAATCTTTTCTCTCTGGTGATTGTGCAGGGTTTCAGCGGAACTGATAATACCTGCGGGTTTGTGAATCTTAAGATCATTATTCTGGATAAATTCTGAAAAGAGATACAACGCTGAGGCATATCCGGTAATTATTCGCGGTTTATGCTTGTTTATTATCTTACAGTAATCAAACATGTCTTCTTTTGTCATGTCGTATGATGACATCATTTTATTCCTATGTATTAAAGAGCTCTGGAGTTTTCTGTAGAGACCGCCTGCTTTTGATATATCGTAATGAGCTCCCCATAATTGAGCCTGTTTTTCTCCAACTTTCCATCCTGCCCACTTGTTACCTCTCATTAGAAAAACGGCTCGTATTTCATTTTTATCACTATAAAATTGTAGTTTTTCGCCAGTAGAACCGCCAGTAGAATCTGTGTGAAATCTATCAGAAGTGTAATTTTGGGCTTTCAGCTGATTCTTGTTTCTCAGTATCACCTTCTTGGTCAGAAAAGGAATAGAAGCAATATCCTCAAGAGATTCGATTTTAATTCCCTCTAAGTTTTCACGATAATATGGAACATTTGATTTAGCGTGTTTTATAAGGGCTAAAAATTTATCTTCCTGTAGATTTTCCAGAAATTCTTTTGACCGGTACTCGTTTTTTTCCAGCTCGGCAAGTTTCTTCATTCTGGAGTGTCGAACGAGATAGAGCAAGAGTCTTGATAGATATTTAAGCATTCAGGTAATCCCATTACTTAATAATTGCAGGAACACGGTTCATTAAAAGCTCTAAACGCAATAATTATACCGGTTTTTGATATGTTCGTCTAATGATTAATTTCAGGTTAATTTCAGGATTAATCCAAAGCTGTAACTTTTACAATAGAACGATTAAATTATTAGAGGGTAAGATGTCATATAAATATTGATATCAGAAACTCTTCCATTTCTTCTTTATTCAGGTGGAATCAATAATGCTACAAGAAATTTTAATAAGCTTCTTCTGGTTCTCTATGCTCAGGTCGCCCCAGCGCGTTCTCTCGTTCAGGATCTCGTCCCATCTCTGCTTCTCGTACCAGGGCCCTCGTCTGTAAAAGATCTCTTGTCTACTAATGCTCTTTTCTTCTTCTATTTTCTCTTCTTCTAACTCTATCTCTTTTAATACATATTCCTGTTTATCTTTTTCTTTTTCCCCGCCCCCCTCCAAAGACTCCACCGCACCTCGAAGAGCCGCCCACACCCCTTCCCCAAAACAAAGAAGCTTCCTTAGCGCAGGAAGGGGATCATGATGTCTCTTCCCATTCCCGTCATTTTAAAATATCATGCTTGACTGAGGCCGTAACATTTGTGTAGGTTTCAGTAATGCTGTTATTCAGAAAGAATCAGTTCAGGTTTCATATGCGAATAAGATAGAGGTTGGAATGAACCGCGAAACAATTATTTATTCAGTTTTAACATTCCTTTTCATTATAGCTGCCGGGTGCGGCAGCGATCCTGAAGCGCCGGTAGTTGAAAGATTTCGTGACGGCACATATACCCCGGAGGCCGGAAAGACGTACTGTTATATAGATACTCTGGAGTATTCGTCAATCAATCTGGCAACAGGCGTGGGGGGGGATTGCAGTCTTCTTAAGATGGGATGGAATAAAGGGTTTAAGTTTGAAACCATACTTATTGATTTTAGTTCAGATTCACTCAGTAAATACGAGGGAAAGAGTGTTTCCGAAGTAACTCTCAAAATCCCCGTTAGGATCGGCCCGAGTAATTTTGATCTTAAAATAGGTCTTTACGAACTGCTGGGGCCCTTCAGCGAAGATGATACACTATCACCCGCCAACGCCCCGGCGCGGGCTGATACTCAGATAACAGATTCATTCGGGACGGTCCCTGAAAGGACTATTGCGGCTTTTGATCAGGAATATAGTATAAACAGAAATGTTGTTCAGAACTGGATCGACTCGAAGGCCGATACGAGTTATGGCCTGGCGGTTGTTCTTGAAGAAGATCCGGATTCACTGGGGTTTTTCGAGATCAATTCCGTTGCAGATCTTGAGGGAGGGCCCATAGCGCTTAATGTAATATTTGAAGATGATACCACTTCTTTTGGAGTGAATAGAAGTTACTCTATCGTGTCCGGTGGGAATAGTGATGAACTGGCTGTATACGGAGGTTTGGCAAGGAGAATCTTCTTTGAATTTGACCTCGGGGGAGTAAGTGACAGCGCTATAATTCACAATTCAGAACTTGTTCTCAATGTTGACGGCTCTGGAGGACTGGGGGCGACAGCGGGAGAGGAGTCCGGGGATATTTTAGGATTGCCCACAGTTTTTTATTACTATCTGTATTCACCTGACGATACTCTGTATCCTTCATTTCTGGAGGGTAAAGGCGTTTATGAGGGAGAATTCTACCCTTTTGAGTCGTTTGAATTAAGACTTCCACTTGATAAATACGTATCGGATATTATAGATGGTTCGCGAAGAAACACCGGGCTGGTTCTACAGTCCGATCTTGAAAATGTGAGATTCCAGAAGGTTCTGTTCAGTCCCGGCGTTGCTGATTCGTTAGAGCCTCCCCGAGTGGAGATAATCTATTCTATGCCGGCTGATTTTGACGGAGAATGATGAAGAGATATATGATGAAAAGATATATTGAGATAATTCTACTTTTCCTGATAGCGGTTTCTGTGAGCGGTAACGCTGCGGGGCAGTCAATATTCAGCCTTAATTATATTGGCCAGCATCAATTCAGAGGAGGCGCGCGCTCTATAGCTCTCGGGCTTTCGGCACTTGCGGTTCCGGACTCTAATATGGCCGGAACTATGAATACGGCGACACTCTCCGACCTGAATGCCGTAACACTTTCCGTTACGGAAAAGCTGCATATGAGCCGTGTTTCTTACCGGATGGAAGAATCAAACCAGAGCCGTTTTTTATTTCCATCGGTTATAGTTGCCGCGCCTGTTACCGAAGGGCTTGTATTGAGCGCCGGCTACAGAACGCGTTTCGCCGGAAGAGCTGATTTTACATTTCCCGGTGAACTTATCGGCAGCGAGAGTTCTTCCGCATCCGAGCCTTCGGAAGAATATGAACTGGACAGTTCTCTCTACTCAGTACCATTCGGGCTTTCGTGGAGAATCAACGAATGGGTAAGCATAGGGGGAGAATTACAAATAGAGAGAGGTTCTATCACGGACGGCGTTACAATAGCTTTTGAGGATTCAGACTACGGGACATCTTACTCGGAAAGAAAGAGGACTTTTTCGGGCGCGTCCTGGTCCCTGTCCTTTCTGGCAAAGCTGCATTCAAGGTTCTATATTGCCGGAGTCTTTGACGGCGGTGTTGGTTATTCCGTGAATGAATATATCACACATACAAGGAGTGAATTTAATTCAAGTGATTCCTGGAACTTTGATCTTCCTCCGGCTTATAGCGCTGGGATAGCGGTCGGCCTGTCAGAGAGATGGTGGATTACATCCGCGTTCTGGCTTCGAGCCGCACCTGACGCTTCAGGGTTCAGCGCTTTCGAAGGAGCGCTCGGGACCGAAAAACTCTACTCTGTAGGATTGGAAAGAAGAGCTGATAAGGAAGGCGATGACTGGTTTTCAAGGATGCCGCTTCGCGCGGGGTTCTATGAAAATACCTGGCATATCGAAATTCCAGGAGGAGAACCCGTCAAATCGAGATTTTTTACTCTGGGAAGCGGGTTTGAGATTCCCGGAGGAGACGGAAATCTTGACTGGGCTTTTGAATTCGGACGGGTGGGTTCTTTAGAACGTAACGGGATTGATGAAACGGTCTTCAGATTAAGCGTCAGCCTGGGTATTTCAGAAGCCTGGGAGAAAAGAGTAATCGAGAAACATTAGTCGCCGCGTCTTAGAATTACGAATTTCATATACTTAGGCAATCCATGAATAAAAAGATTTTTTCATTATGAACCATGTTGATTTGAAGAATAACCGGTTGAGCGGCAAAGGAATCCGCGGGATTTACAGTTTTTCAGTAATCTTTCTGATATTTTTCTTTTGTTCATTTCCGACCTCTCCTTGTACGGGACAGGAAATCCCCTTGGATAAACAGCTTGACGGACTCGGTCCGAAACCCCGAATAGCGTATCTTAGATATTTGATTGAAAAAAACGGGGCGAATGCCGATATTTATTTTCATCTCGGGCTGGCTTTCCAGGAAGAAATGAAAGCTGATTCCGCCATTTATTACTATGAAATGGCTTCCGAAGAAGACACCGCGATGTTTAAGGCTTTCAGTAATATGGGGGTTCTTTATGATAATCTCGGGAATTTCACAAGAGCTGTTGAAAATTACAAGAAAGCCATAAAGATACGGCCCGGCGCGGTTCTTCCGAATTCCCATATTGCCTATCTGTACTATCGGCAGAATTCATACGGAACCGCCACTTATTATTTAACCAGAGCTTTAAAGAGCAATCCCGATCACCCTCAGCCTCATTTCTATCTCGCGGTATTTTTCTGGGACAGCTTGATCTATAAGGAGGCCGTCAATGAATGGGAAAAGGTTATAGAATTGGCTCCTGATGACCCCCTGGCTCGCAGGGCGAAAGATAATATCGCGATGGTAAGAAGGGCAACGGGAGAACCCTCCGGCTCAAAAAAAGGCAGCCTCGATAATCCCATCTCTAATTAGAGGCAGTTCGTGCATACTATTACAAATCATCGACTACCTTATAGGTTATAAAAATTGGGGAAACTCCACTATTGACAATCGTTTGTTTCTTTATTTAAATTATAGATAGGGAGTAAGTATTTGTTTTTCATGAAAGGAAAGAGAATGAAAAAGGCAATTTCTGCGTTAGTATTTCTTTTACTGGCCGTATTCATTATTAGTTGCAGCAGTGTCGGGGATCTCTCAGCCGACCCGCAATTTAAGGATAGAAGGGGGTTTGACAAGGATCTGTCAGATGCTGAAGGAGAATATCAGTCCGCCAAGCAGTTCATGGAGGCGGAAAATTATTATGATGCGGTGGTTCATCTGCGTAAGGCCGTTAAACTTGATCCCGATTACGCCGAAGCCTGGGCTATGCTCGGGGATGGTCTTGCTAAAGTAAAGAAACACGAGGAAGCCATAGAGGCTTTTAAGAATGCTTTAGAGCTTAATCCGGAAGATGAGTCTCTGATTGCTTCTCTCGGATATAATTATCTAAGTAGTAATAATCTGGATAAGGCCGAAGAGTACTACAATATGCTTATTGAAAAAGATTTCTACGATTATAACGGAAATGTTTATTTAGCTTTTATAGCAAAACAGAGAAATCAAATTGACAGTGCTATTACACACTATAAGAGAGCTCTTAAGACGAAACCCGGCGACGCCGTAACACTGGGTTCTATTGCTTCCCTTTATGGTGATAAAGGTGATAAGGATAAAGAAATAGAATATATGCAGAAGGCTGTTGAAGTAGATTCGACTAACTACACAATGCTTCAGAAACTCGCCGGCGCTTATTTTTCCGCGCAAAAGTACGAAAAAGCTGTTCCGGTCTACAATGCGCTCTTAGAAGTTTATCCGGATAACGCCTCTTTTCACCAAAGACTTGGCTTTTCGATTTCTCAAGCCGGAGGCAACTATAAGGAAGCTACAGCCGAGCTCGAGAAAGCTAATTTATTAAGCGGAGGCAATCCTTTTAATTATGCGTTGCTGGCAAAGATTTATAATGATAACAAGAAGTATGACGAAGCCGTAGCCGCGGCCAGAATGGGATTAAAGATAGGCGGCGGCAAGGAGG of the Candidatus Krumholzibacteriota bacterium genome contains:
- a CDS encoding AMP-binding protein, producing MLKYLSRLLLYLVRHSRMKKLAELEKNEYRSKEFLENLQEDKFLALIKHAKSNVPYYRENLEGIKIESLEDIASIPFLTKKVILRNKNQLKAQNYTSDRFHTDSTGGSTGEKLQFYSDKNEIRAVFLMRGNKWAGWKVGEKQAQLWGAHYDISKAGGLYRKLQSSLIHRNKMMSSYDMTKEDMFDYCKIINKHKPRIITGYASALYLFSEFIQNNDLKIHKPAGIISSAETLHNHQREKIETVFGCKVLNRYGCREVGNIAQECEEQSGLHINIEHVIVEIVDENGKPCKPGQTGEIVITELDNYAFPFIRYKIGDLGVLSDRNCDCGRRLPMLENVKGRIFDIIVGTNGNHLTGTFWTILLREYVQGINKFQVIQEEYGKLLLRLIVTNQYNEKGKAKLIKKIKENCGEDMNIDIELVDKIPLTESGKHRFIISKVSPFVAHIQD
- a CDS encoding glycosyltransferase family 4 protein, with product MINNKKHQNKSIKTKPMLMIGPDIKGLGGISRVARIYSDTGVFKECKIKYIPSVTDEDINKLFFLLKNILFFIKFLITGTRAVYIHASSGKSFYRKSLFLCLALLFRKKVIFHIHPSHFYDFLMNLSGFKKKFSFSLLLKAATFIVLTESMKEKISSLFPEKATYVLRNPINLKLFNNSHNNRRRQHQLLFLGWFIPEKGVYDLVDATEILIKKGFGLQLYFFGTKQRKELINYVETKKLAHVIQVGKWLSDDEKIDYLYKSTMLILPSYSEGIPNVILEAMATKTPIVATQVGGLSEVLKNNYNAVITLPGNPERLSSDIERTLKDDQFRERIALNAHKDAREKYDISIVKERFKKIIDSTTGQ
- a CDS encoding bi-domain-containing oxidoreductase codes for the protein MKKLIKNNKTGKLATKEVPVPHLKDGYLLVQNHYSALSVGTESSQVQLAEKNLLQKARSRPEEFKKVIDLVKTEGIISAYKKAMNKLELPSPLGYSSAGRVLEVGGGIEGFKKGDRVACGGCGHAEVIAVPKNLCVKVPDDVDLKQAAFTTIASIAMQGVRLADVKLGDNVVVIGLGIVGQITLQLIGASGAKAIGIDIDKDVVDYTRSFGVLAFQRNERSLFDKLSSLTGGYGADKVIITAGTSSNDPIEFAAGVLRDKGHITVVGGVSMDLPREPFYEKELSLNVSRSYGPGRYDVNYEEKGQDYPIGFVRWTEKRNMEAVLELMEINRLDLKKLITDLFPFSKAPDAYKKIKDAKVSVTGALLEYDQKVETRRKIVLASPKKKNGIGKTEINIGFIGAGSYAQKFLLPNLAKHKSVNFTGLSTATGMNADHIGRKYGFNYITTDAEEIMGDDSINCVFIATRHNLHAKLVISALKEDKHVYVEKPMGIKDTEIEEIMEAWKESKGTLTVGFNRRFSPFIKKTKSFLKGHAGPLAINYRVNAGYLPPDHWAHDPELGGGRIVGEACHFVDLCAFIAESEIERFSVEAINSTEERIPDEDTSIISLKFKNGSIATISYFSNGNDRLPKERIEVFCENSSVVIDDFKKCKFFSGRKVKNFNLRKQDKGQKNEIEEYLEMLKAGEPLIPAEELFSVSKAVLEMKNLVKD
- a CDS encoding tetratricopeptide repeat protein → MKKAISALVFLLLAVFIISCSSVGDLSADPQFKDRRGFDKDLSDAEGEYQSAKQFMEAENYYDAVVHLRKAVKLDPDYAEAWAMLGDGLAKVKKHEEAIEAFKNALELNPEDESLIASLGYNYLSSNNLDKAEEYYNMLIEKDFYDYNGNVYLAFIAKQRNQIDSAITHYKRALKTKPGDAVTLGSIASLYGDKGDKDKEIEYMQKAVEVDSTNYTMLQKLAGAYFSAQKYEKAVPVYNALLEVYPDNASFHQRLGFSISQAGGNYKEATAELEKANLLSGGNPFNYALLAKIYNDNKKYDEAVAAARMGLKIGGGKEAFLRYQLGEALSKKVMYEEAITQFQKVVSLGVKPWSNSAKEQIERQEMLIKRLEAQKEQEKYE
- a CDS encoding glycosyltransferase; this translates as MRRMKILYIIDGLEAGGKERRLVQLLKGLNNKEISTKVILLTNIVHYKEVLNLNTEVIILKRKTKKDPLIFYKLYRICKKWNPDIIHAWGSMPVIYASPAAKIQKIKLINAMIANAPKKLNRKQYFRSLISFPFSNIIQSNSFAGLISYNVPENKGNVIHNGFDFERIKDLKDKNRIKQELNIDTKYIVGMVASLYYHKDYESLILAAKRVLKQRNDVTFICIGEGPKLEQIKKMAKGMKRIIFTGKRNDVESIVNTFDIGTLLTNLEKIGEGISNSIMEYMALAKPVIATDGGGTRELVEDNVTGFLIPHESPELLAEKINSLLSDENLRKIMGSKGKEKIQKEFHIDKMVNEHISLYNKLLERKNLIK
- a CDS encoding tetratricopeptide repeat protein, which codes for MDKQLDGLGPKPRIAYLRYLIEKNGANADIYFHLGLAFQEEMKADSAIYYYEMASEEDTAMFKAFSNMGVLYDNLGNFTRAVENYKKAIKIRPGAVLPNSHIAYLYYRQNSYGTATYYLTRALKSNPDHPQPHFYLAVFFWDSLIYKEAVNEWEKVIELAPDDPLARRAKDNIAMVRRATGEPSGSKKGSLDNPISN
- a CDS encoding acyltransferase, with translation MSVIYRVRKGLLRWLYKRKFKSCGENFRWNPINSSFVKPESAEIGNNVFIGEGCHISVHNSLKIGDGVVIGPRLIVMGGDHDFKITGKRLYEIKEGINLPVIIGKDVWIGAGVIILKGVRIEEGAVLGAGSLVTKNIPPYTIAVGSPAGPVRKRFSDEELKRHLRLLKYDKDRIGQLIEARNKYFETN